In a single window of the Massilia oculi genome:
- the phaP gene encoding phasin family protein (Members of this family are phasins (small proteins associated with inclusions such as PHA granules). Note that several different families of phasins have been named PhaP despite very little sequence similarity to each other.), whose amino-acid sequence MYPFPQSVNPAVRTHIDAQSAFLNELSQAMSRSFQQVFQLNMQLGQTLLEEATGTIQRMLTADRPTDALSAAASCAQPTTDKLRSYQQQLSQLAAATQVDLTRASEQHVQETSRTARALASEVTRVSAEEADKNLRQQEETVKNSRDAFLQEAKRGANIGAEYLNQLHGEAADARPDGQAGPPRNPGNPQGGPGQAGGDASSPPR is encoded by the coding sequence ATGTATCCGTTCCCCCAATCCGTCAATCCTGCCGTGCGTACGCACATCGACGCCCAGAGCGCCTTCCTGAACGAGTTGTCGCAAGCGATGTCGCGCTCGTTCCAGCAGGTCTTCCAATTGAACATGCAGCTGGGCCAGACCCTGCTCGAAGAGGCGACCGGCACCATCCAGCGCATGCTGACCGCCGATCGTCCCACTGACGCCCTGTCGGCAGCGGCCTCGTGCGCCCAGCCCACCACCGACAAGCTCCGTTCGTACCAACAGCAGCTGTCGCAGCTTGCCGCCGCCACCCAGGTCGACCTGACCCGCGCGAGCGAGCAGCATGTGCAGGAAACCTCCCGAACCGCGCGCGCGCTGGCCAGTGAAGTGACCCGCGTGTCGGCCGAAGAAGCCGACAAGAACCTGCGCCAGCAGGAGGAAACCGTCAAGAATTCGCGCGACGCGTTCTTGCAGGAGGCGAAGCGCGGCGCCAACATCGGCGCCGAGTACCTGAACCAGCTCCACGGGGAAGCCGCAGATGCCAGGCCCGATGGCCAGGCTGGCCCGCCGCGCAACCCCGGCAACCCGCAAGGCGGCCCCGGCCAGGCCGGCGGCGACGCGTCGTCGCCGCCACGTTGA
- the trhA gene encoding PAQR family membrane homeostasis protein TrhA, with translation MVYGERFNSITHAVGAVAAVVSGVLLVDVAARSGDAWKIFSFSIYAVTLLLLYLTSALYHSLRGATKNVLRKMDHCAIYLLIAGTYTPFTLVTLRGTIGWTMFAVVWTLAVLGIAQELLYAGRRRVLSLVIYVVMGWLAIACTGPLVDGLGRAGFAWLAAGGLSYTAGIVFYATDHKVRHGHGIWHLFVLAGSICHYFAVLLHVA, from the coding sequence ATGGTCTACGGTGAACGCTTCAACAGTATCACGCATGCGGTGGGGGCGGTGGCCGCTGTCGTGAGCGGCGTGCTGCTGGTGGACGTGGCGGCGCGCAGTGGCGATGCATGGAAGATCTTCAGCTTCAGCATCTACGCGGTCACGCTGTTGCTGCTCTACCTGACCTCCGCCCTGTATCACAGCCTGCGCGGCGCAACCAAGAACGTGCTGCGCAAGATGGACCATTGCGCGATCTACCTGCTGATCGCGGGCACGTACACGCCATTCACGCTGGTGACGCTGCGCGGGACCATCGGCTGGACCATGTTCGCTGTGGTCTGGACCCTGGCCGTGCTCGGAATCGCGCAGGAGCTCCTGTATGCGGGACGGCGCCGCGTGCTTTCGCTCGTCATCTATGTCGTGATGGGCTGGCTCGCCATCGCCTGTACCGGTCCACTGGTCGACGGGCTCGGCCGCGCCGGCTTCGCCTGGCTGGCGGCGGGCGGCTTGTCGTACACGGCCGGTATCGTGTTTTATGCCACCGACCACAAGGTGCGCCATGGTCACGGGATCTGGCATCTGTTCGTCCTGGCCGGCAGCATTTGCCACTACTTCGCCGTCCTGTTGCATGTTGCCTGA
- a CDS encoding GGDEF domain-containing protein: MTHITERDPDLEVRQLRALLTMSRELMQADQPFAALALAGGAMVELTHIDRALLLVRGEVNECIAFDHAGTPAKAASGHDQYRMALARLDSGADETAVMDPRTMLVGVPTRHAMAVLAAGWTGDAAPETWDARRRLLSTIMELVIATLGRIAARTSLEVLVSVQHEQMVGAALAHADELARRDESEGAARALALTDVLTGLNNRRGFFVRAEHMFKLARRKQAGCAVIYADIDGLKLVNDQLGHATGDQLIQDAASVLRESLRDSDVLARFGGDEFVAFALDDAHPRVILARLQDNLRAFNLMQERSYLLAVSAGAVQCDPGSGAALLDYVQSADREMYLHKRSCLH; encoded by the coding sequence ATGACCCACATCACCGAACGGGATCCAGACCTGGAAGTGCGGCAATTGCGCGCCTTGCTCACCATGTCGCGCGAATTGATGCAGGCTGACCAGCCCTTCGCTGCGCTCGCGCTGGCAGGCGGGGCCATGGTGGAGCTTACGCACATCGACCGTGCCTTGCTGCTGGTGCGCGGCGAGGTCAACGAATGCATTGCTTTCGACCACGCTGGCACTCCGGCCAAGGCGGCGTCCGGTCACGATCAGTACCGCATGGCGTTGGCCCGGCTGGACAGCGGAGCGGACGAGACTGCGGTGATGGACCCGCGCACGATGCTGGTGGGCGTGCCGACCCGGCACGCCATGGCCGTGCTGGCCGCCGGCTGGACCGGCGATGCGGCGCCGGAAACCTGGGACGCACGGCGCCGCCTGCTGAGCACGATAATGGAATTGGTCATCGCGACCCTCGGCCGGATCGCGGCGCGCACCTCGCTCGAGGTCCTGGTGTCGGTTCAGCACGAACAGATGGTGGGCGCTGCCCTGGCACATGCCGATGAACTGGCCCGCCGCGACGAATCCGAAGGCGCGGCGCGCGCGCTCGCGCTGACCGACGTCCTGACCGGCCTGAACAACCGGCGCGGCTTCTTCGTCCGGGCCGAGCACATGTTCAAGCTGGCACGGCGCAAGCAGGCCGGTTGCGCCGTGATTTATGCCGACATCGACGGTCTGAAGCTGGTGAACGATCAGCTCGGCCATGCCACGGGCGACCAGCTGATTCAGGACGCGGCCAGCGTGCTGCGCGAATCCCTGCGCGACAGCGACGTGCTGGCGCGCTTTGGGGGCGATGAGTTCGTGGCGTTCGCACTCGACGATGCGCATCCGCGCGTGATACTGGCGCGGCTTCAGGACAATCTGCGCGCGTTCAACCTGATGCAGGAACGCAGTTACCTGCTCGCGGTGAGCGCCGGTGCCGTGCAATGCGACCCGGGCAGCGGCGCGGCATTGCTCGACTATGTGCAGTCTGCGGACCGCGAAATGTATCTGCACAAGCGCAGTTGCCTGCATTAG
- a CDS encoding GAF domain-containing sensor histidine kinase: protein MSTEVVTSVRGIQAISAVPQILETVASLTGLGFVAIAHVTATSWTTCAVRDQLDFGLKVGDGLDVTTTLCDEVRSTAKTIVIDHVQESEQYRDHPTPRIYGFQSYFSVPIFRRDGSYFGTLCGLDPKPMRLSTPTTLSTLELFAQLVSAQLEAEHEHALAQTALLSERETAELREQFIAVLGHDLRTPLSALQYGVELLGSESTDPATLGILQRMRRGVGRMSVLVDDLVDFTRGRLGGGIALDVRDEHALELHFMQVIAELREVHPEAHIVELIQPGINLRCDPGRLSQMLSNLVKNAIVHGNPGTEVNVFVTCTEDRFFMSVANEGEPLPAHVVSQLFKPFWRSPSSKAQKGLGLGLYIASEIARSHGGTLDVSSQGGKVCFAFTMPVSPAVAVSAVA, encoded by the coding sequence ATGAGTACAGAGGTGGTGACGAGTGTGCGCGGGATCCAGGCCATCAGTGCCGTGCCGCAAATTCTTGAGACGGTCGCATCGCTTACTGGCCTGGGCTTCGTCGCGATCGCGCATGTGACCGCAACGTCGTGGACGACGTGCGCGGTCCGGGATCAGCTCGATTTCGGCTTGAAGGTCGGTGACGGTCTCGACGTGACGACGACTTTGTGCGACGAGGTGCGCAGCACCGCGAAAACCATCGTCATCGATCATGTCCAGGAAAGCGAACAGTATCGCGATCACCCCACCCCCCGGATCTATGGTTTTCAGAGTTACTTCTCGGTTCCGATCTTCCGGCGCGATGGCAGCTACTTCGGCACGCTGTGCGGGCTCGATCCGAAACCGATGCGCCTGTCGACACCGACAACGCTGTCCACGCTCGAGTTGTTTGCCCAGCTCGTGTCGGCCCAGCTGGAAGCCGAGCATGAGCATGCGTTGGCGCAAACCGCGCTGCTGTCCGAACGCGAGACGGCCGAACTGCGAGAGCAGTTCATTGCCGTGCTGGGCCATGATTTGCGTACACCGCTGAGCGCTCTGCAGTACGGCGTCGAACTGCTCGGATCGGAGTCGACGGACCCTGCCACCCTGGGCATCCTGCAGCGCATGCGCCGTGGCGTCGGCAGGATGTCGGTGCTGGTCGATGACCTGGTCGACTTCACGCGTGGCCGCCTGGGCGGTGGCATTGCGCTGGATGTCCGTGACGAACATGCGCTCGAACTGCACTTCATGCAAGTCATTGCCGAGTTACGCGAAGTCCATCCGGAAGCGCACATCGTGGAGCTCATACAGCCGGGCATCAATCTTCGTTGTGATCCGGGACGGCTCAGTCAAATGCTGTCGAACCTGGTCAAGAATGCGATCGTCCACGGCAACCCCGGCACCGAGGTGAATGTATTCGTCACTTGCACAGAAGACAGGTTTTTCATGTCCGTGGCCAATGAGGGCGAACCCCTGCCGGCGCATGTCGTGTCGCAGTTGTTCAAGCCCTTCTGGCGCTCGCCATCCAGCAAGGCCCAGAAGGGACTCGGGCTCGGGCTGTATATCGCCTCCGAGATTGCGCGCTCGCACGGCGGCACGCTCGATGTGAGTTCCCAGGGCGGCAAGGTGTGTTTCGCGTTCACCATGCCCGTATCGCCGGCCGTTGCCGTCAGCGCCGTGGCCTGA
- a CDS encoding TonB-dependent receptor: MRSAPRFIPCPAPLRTIAHAVMLTCALAAPALADDTAVPSADPAQVVEVKGQRSEDERLAPGTGPRSLPGAVTTVTSEDLATLDIGRDISNVFRRVPGVVANNIDQGDTGNGFRMRGFATQGTHGADTAIYIDGVPQNIPSSQGGAGHGPAFLEWMTGDMIDTIDVIKGPVSALYGDQNRAGAVAIRTREGGAATPSSATVTVESYGGRRGSLVLSSEHGKLRSLVVADRYSLDGFRHGAFTDRSNLFWKLSTPIGDGIYSLRATYYKSDFAGAGYLSLPAMEAGLDPHSTMYGLPGFGAAQRKTLVFNRRPASGEAGWFATAYAEDFERSRAIQTSTTQHTYGYDDRGIYGARGGNTWAFGDTAMLTLGAEARKDKGDAYRQQYRNRQPTANYVNSQELDLLTYGVFVQGQYRVLPTVKLHGGARYDRFDYDLVNLKLPAASTGYKSSVLTPKYGAIWNVVPDVELYANIAQGFRSPAAEQISASGSLGPLGAAGGRINVGIDPSRVRSHDVGFNATPLSGLTMAGAFYTIQNDDEIVNTAPDVFVASGQTTRRGVELDLRYQFNSAFSTYLNYGRILRARLDNPAPGAGARLSVPEHTWKAGAQYRSALGPGRLTLAGDVYVTAGNPYYMGSPLYERDMPTYVRYDVKATYDIGKFQGALFATLQPHKFASDIAYGTAGGLVVTTVPEASGGASLRYFF, encoded by the coding sequence TTGCGATCCGCCCCCCGTTTCATCCCTTGCCCTGCGCCGCTGCGCACAATTGCCCACGCCGTCATGCTCACCTGTGCGCTGGCCGCGCCGGCGCTGGCGGACGATACGGCTGTCCCATCCGCCGACCCGGCCCAGGTGGTCGAAGTGAAAGGGCAGCGCAGCGAGGACGAGCGCCTGGCGCCAGGCACCGGCCCCAGGTCGCTGCCCGGCGCGGTCACCACGGTGACCTCGGAAGACCTCGCCACGCTGGACATCGGCCGCGATATTTCGAACGTGTTCCGGCGCGTGCCGGGCGTGGTCGCCAACAATATCGACCAGGGCGACACCGGCAACGGTTTTCGCATGCGCGGCTTCGCCACCCAGGGCACGCACGGCGCCGACACCGCCATCTACATCGACGGCGTGCCGCAGAACATCCCGTCCAGCCAGGGCGGCGCGGGCCACGGCCCGGCGTTCCTCGAGTGGATGACCGGCGACATGATCGACACGATCGACGTCATCAAGGGACCCGTTTCGGCGCTGTACGGCGACCAGAACCGTGCCGGCGCGGTGGCGATCCGCACCCGCGAAGGCGGCGCCGCCACGCCGTCGAGCGCCACGGTGACCGTGGAGAGCTATGGCGGCCGGCGTGGCTCGCTGGTGCTCTCCAGCGAGCATGGCAAGCTGCGCTCGCTGGTCGTGGCAGACCGCTACAGCCTCGATGGCTTCCGCCACGGCGCGTTTACCGATCGCAGCAACCTGTTCTGGAAGCTGTCGACCCCGATCGGCGATGGCATTTACAGCCTGCGCGCGACGTACTACAAGTCCGACTTCGCCGGCGCCGGCTACCTGTCGCTGCCGGCCATGGAAGCCGGACTCGACCCGCATTCGACAATGTACGGCCTGCCCGGCTTCGGCGCCGCGCAGCGCAAGACCCTGGTGTTCAACCGCCGCCCGGCATCGGGCGAAGCCGGCTGGTTCGCCACCGCCTACGCCGAGGACTTCGAGCGCAGCCGCGCGATCCAGACCAGCACCACCCAGCACACCTACGGCTACGACGACCGCGGCATCTACGGCGCGCGCGGCGGCAACACCTGGGCCTTCGGCGACACCGCCATGCTGACGCTGGGCGCCGAGGCGCGCAAGGACAAGGGCGACGCGTATCGCCAGCAATACCGCAACCGCCAGCCGACCGCCAACTACGTCAACAGCCAGGAGCTCGACCTGCTGACCTACGGCGTGTTCGTGCAGGGGCAGTATCGGGTACTGCCCACCGTCAAGCTGCATGGCGGCGCGCGTTATGACCGTTTCGACTACGACCTGGTCAACCTCAAGCTGCCGGCCGCGTCGACCGGCTACAAGAGTTCGGTGCTCACGCCGAAGTACGGCGCGATCTGGAACGTCGTGCCCGACGTGGAACTGTACGCCAATATCGCGCAGGGCTTCCGCTCGCCGGCCGCCGAGCAGATCAGCGCCAGCGGCAGCCTGGGACCACTTGGCGCTGCGGGCGGACGCATCAACGTTGGCATCGATCCGAGCCGGGTGCGCTCGCACGATGTCGGGTTCAACGCAACGCCGCTCAGCGGCCTGACCATGGCCGGCGCGTTCTACACGATCCAGAACGACGACGAGATCGTCAACACGGCGCCCGACGTGTTCGTCGCCTCCGGGCAGACCACCCGCCGGGGCGTGGAACTCGACCTGCGCTACCAGTTCAACAGCGCCTTCAGTACCTACCTGAACTATGGCCGCATCCTGCGCGCGCGCCTGGACAACCCGGCCCCCGGCGCCGGCGCCCGCCTGTCGGTGCCGGAACACACCTGGAAGGCCGGCGCCCAGTACCGCAGCGCCCTGGGACCGGGCCGGCTGACGCTTGCCGGCGACGTGTATGTCACGGCCGGCAATCCCTACTATATGGGCTCGCCGTTATACGAACGCGACATGCCGACCTATGTGCGCTACGACGTCAAGGCGACCTACGACATCGGCAAGTTCCAGGGTGCGCTGTTCGCGACGCTGCAGCCGCACAAGTTCGCCAGCGACATCGCCTATGGCACCGCGGGCGGGCTGGTGGTCACGACCGTGCCGGAGGCGAGCGGCGGCGCATCGCTGCGGTATTTCTTCTGA
- a CDS encoding DUF3526 domain-containing protein, whose amino-acid sequence MMAILALARFDLRALLRERGALLLIAASLLLALYGLFEGARFQRHAQAGQQAALAQETAARAAARELAARYFADPDHPDFAGMRFFRTPVDIRGYAFREHVGFATLPALPGAALAIGQADIQPGYVRVRAESMESVRTASEIEHPARLATGRYDLMFFVVYLWPLVLLTLSASVLTQDRESLRLRSLLLQGVGGARILFTQASARNLLATGLLVAVVAGAALLGGVTPRDGAGLAALGRWSALVLLYSAFWTAVGAAVCAACANRMSATFAGFGLWLLFAIVLPAALDAGARMAAPVPPRERYVQATRDALDQVNANTAGSLARFYDSHPEWKPQRTAPGAVSSYVSRLHRAQELERTMAGVEREFASARDERSALFAQSSILSPVTLANAAFAELAGNDGARHARFVGEVARHQSALRDWFQGAIQRAALGDERAPCPRTCLGGYGFRDFDAVPRFAASAALGQPAALPHRAWLLAPWAACFVALAILALGRERRRQRG is encoded by the coding sequence ATGATGGCCATCCTTGCCCTGGCCCGTTTCGACCTGCGCGCCCTGCTGCGCGAGCGCGGCGCGCTGCTGCTGATCGCCGCCTCCCTGCTGCTGGCGCTGTACGGCCTGTTCGAAGGGGCGCGCTTCCAGCGCCATGCCCAGGCCGGGCAACAGGCGGCGCTCGCCCAGGAAACCGCCGCGCGCGCCGCCGCCAGGGAACTGGCGGCGCGCTACTTCGCCGATCCGGACCATCCCGACTTCGCCGGCATGCGTTTCTTCCGCACCCCGGTCGACATTCGCGGCTACGCCTTCCGCGAGCACGTCGGATTCGCGACGCTGCCGGCGCTGCCGGGCGCCGCGCTGGCGATCGGCCAGGCCGACATCCAGCCGGGCTACGTGCGTGTGCGCGCCGAATCGATGGAATCGGTGCGCACCGCCAGCGAGATCGAGCATCCGGCGCGCCTGGCGACCGGGCGCTACGACCTGATGTTCTTCGTGGTCTACCTGTGGCCGCTGGTGCTGCTGACCTTGTCGGCCTCGGTCCTGACCCAGGACCGCGAAAGCCTGCGCCTGCGCAGCCTGCTGCTGCAGGGCGTCGGCGGCGCCCGCATCCTGTTCACCCAGGCCAGCGCGCGCAACCTGCTTGCCACGGGGCTGCTGGTGGCGGTCGTCGCCGGCGCGGCCCTGCTCGGCGGCGTCACGCCGCGCGACGGCGCCGGCCTCGCCGCACTGGGCCGCTGGAGCGCCCTCGTGCTCTTGTATTCGGCCTTCTGGACCGCGGTCGGCGCCGCCGTGTGCGCGGCCTGCGCCAACCGCATGAGCGCGACCTTCGCCGGCTTCGGCCTGTGGCTGCTGTTCGCGATCGTGCTGCCCGCCGCGCTCGATGCCGGCGCCCGCATGGCGGCGCCGGTGCCGCCACGCGAACGCTATGTCCAGGCGACCCGCGATGCGCTCGACCAGGTCAACGCCAACACCGCCGGCAGCCTGGCGCGTTTCTACGACAGCCATCCGGAATGGAAGCCGCAGCGCACCGCGCCGGGCGCGGTGTCGTCGTATGTCTCGCGCCTGCACCGCGCCCAGGAGCTCGAGCGCACCATGGCCGGCGTCGAGCGCGAGTTCGCCAGCGCCAGGGATGAACGCAGCGCCCTGTTCGCGCAATCGAGCATCCTGAGTCCGGTGACGCTGGCGAATGCCGCATTCGCTGAACTTGCCGGCAACGACGGCGCGCGCCACGCGCGCTTCGTCGGCGAGGTCGCGCGCCACCAGAGTGCACTGCGCGACTGGTTCCAGGGCGCCATCCAGCGCGCCGCGCTCGGCGACGAACGCGCTCCCTGCCCGCGCACCTGCCTGGGCGGCTACGGCTTCCGCGATTTCGACGCGGTGCCGCGCTTTGCTGCTTCTGCCGCGCTGGGACAGCCTGCCGCCCTGCCGCACCGCGCCTGGTTGCTGGCGCCATGGGCCGCCTGCTTCGTCGCACTGGCCATATTGGCGCTGGGCCGGGAACGCCGGCGCCAACGCGGCTGA
- a CDS encoding DUF3526 domain-containing protein, which yields MQANSNAITSPVSRPVPEAVWRHAFIGAWQADWRERRRDWRVGLVLAIGLALAACAALLASLDLDRTRAARAVAAEAEARRWIHQGSKNPHSAAHYGVYVFKPLTTLAALDPGIEHYVGASVWLEAHRQNDMVYRPAADGAGADRQFRLSPALMLQVLAPAAMIFLGFGMFAAERERGMLPALRLNGAPLGAIAAARGAVLLCLALTMSLPAIVAIAGVKWHAGGAEPVADAAARGVLFAAAYLVYLATWAALVTAVSAFARTMRASLALLVTLWIVATLVLPRAAVELAQSAAPLPSMQAFRQAIDEELGMPDDPAEAERHKRQLLEQYGVDDVADLPVNWAGISQLRSEAHGNEVFDRHYGPLFAAMAAQDRAVALASWLSPAVAIGGLSSRLAASDNASHVEFMQAAERHRRLMQDLLNSDLARNPDRDGVKYQAGEALWRSIAPLRFTYAALDMGELLARWLLPLLAGLGASLALAAIALRRLRTGSVK from the coding sequence ATGCAGGCGAACTCGAACGCAATTACCTCGCCAGTCTCGCGGCCCGTGCCTGAGGCCGTGTGGCGCCACGCCTTCATCGGCGCCTGGCAGGCCGACTGGCGCGAGCGCCGGCGCGACTGGCGGGTGGGCCTGGTGCTGGCGATCGGGCTGGCGCTGGCCGCCTGCGCCGCGCTGCTGGCTTCGCTCGACCTCGACCGCACCCGCGCCGCGCGCGCGGTGGCTGCCGAGGCCGAGGCCCGGCGCTGGATCCACCAGGGCAGCAAGAATCCCCACTCCGCCGCCCACTACGGCGTGTATGTCTTCAAGCCGCTGACGACGCTGGCGGCGCTCGATCCGGGCATCGAGCACTATGTCGGCGCCAGCGTGTGGCTCGAGGCCCACCGCCAGAACGACATGGTGTACCGCCCCGCGGCCGATGGCGCCGGGGCCGATCGCCAGTTTCGCCTCAGCCCTGCCCTGATGCTGCAGGTGCTGGCGCCGGCCGCCATGATCTTCCTGGGTTTCGGCATGTTCGCCGCCGAGCGCGAGCGCGGCATGCTGCCCGCGCTGCGCCTGAACGGCGCGCCGCTGGGCGCGATCGCCGCCGCGCGCGGCGCCGTCCTGCTGTGCCTGGCGCTCACGATGTCGCTCCCGGCGATCGTCGCGATCGCCGGCGTGAAGTGGCATGCGGGCGGCGCCGAGCCGGTCGCCGACGCCGCTGCGCGTGGCGTGCTGTTCGCGGCTGCTTACCTGGTCTACCTGGCCACCTGGGCCGCACTGGTGACGGCGGTATCGGCCTTCGCCCGGACCATGCGCGCCAGCCTGGCGCTGCTGGTCACGCTGTGGATCGTCGCAACCCTGGTGCTGCCGCGCGCCGCCGTCGAACTGGCGCAATCGGCGGCGCCCCTTCCATCGATGCAGGCTTTCCGCCAGGCGATCGACGAAGAACTCGGCATGCCCGACGACCCGGCCGAGGCCGAACGCCACAAGCGGCAACTGCTCGAGCAGTACGGCGTCGACGACGTCGCCGACCTGCCGGTCAACTGGGCCGGGATCAGCCAGCTGCGCAGCGAGGCCCACGGCAACGAGGTGTTCGACCGCCACTACGGTCCGCTGTTCGCGGCGATGGCCGCGCAGGACCGCGCGGTGGCGCTGGCGTCCTGGCTGTCGCCGGCGGTGGCGATCGGCGGCCTGTCGAGCCGGCTGGCGGCGAGCGACAACGCCAGCCATGTCGAATTCATGCAGGCGGCCGAACGGCACCGGCGCCTGATGCAGGACCTGCTCAACAGCGACCTCGCGCGCAATCCCGACCGCGACGGCGTCAAGTACCAGGCCGGCGAAGCGCTGTGGCGCAGTATTGCCCCGCTTCGATTCACCTATGCCGCCCTCGACATGGGCGAGCTGCTGGCGCGCTGGCTGCTGCCGCTGCTGGCCGGCCTCGGCGCGAGCCTGGCGCTGGCCGCGATCGCCCTGCGCCGCCTGCGCACCGGGAGCGTCAAATGA
- a CDS encoding ABC transporter ATP-binding protein, giving the protein MIRIDHLTKRYGERTVVNDLNLHVHTGQVYALLGPNGAGKSTTIGCLLGFVKPDHGRIVLAGSPLPPAESAIRHAAYIAENVALYDRLTGVENVDFFMRLLGRRLAADQIEALLARVGLPRHAWHRQAHGYSKGMRQKVGIVMALAKGARVLVLDEPTSGLDPEASVAFGELIRAVADDGAAVIMATHDLLRAQELADRCGVLVGGHLVSEWKLGELNAGELERNYLASLAARA; this is encoded by the coding sequence ATGATCAGAATCGACCACCTGACCAAGCGCTACGGCGAGCGCACCGTCGTCAACGACCTCAATCTGCACGTCCATACGGGACAGGTCTATGCGCTGCTGGGGCCGAACGGCGCCGGCAAGTCCACCACCATCGGCTGCCTGCTGGGCTTCGTGAAGCCCGACCACGGCCGCATCGTCCTCGCCGGATCGCCGCTGCCTCCCGCCGAGTCGGCAATTCGCCACGCCGCTTACATCGCCGAAAACGTCGCCCTGTACGACCGTCTTACCGGCGTCGAGAACGTGGACTTCTTCATGCGCCTGCTCGGACGCCGGCTCGCGGCGGACCAGATCGAAGCGCTGCTGGCGCGCGTCGGCCTGCCCCGGCACGCCTGGCACCGGCAGGCGCACGGCTATTCGAAAGGCATGCGCCAGAAGGTCGGCATCGTCATGGCGCTGGCCAAGGGCGCGCGCGTACTGGTGCTGGATGAACCGACCTCGGGCCTCGATCCGGAAGCCAGCGTCGCTTTCGGCGAACTGATCCGCGCGGTGGCCGATGACGGCGCGGCCGTGATCATGGCCACCCACGATCTGCTGCGTGCCCAGGAACTGGCGGACCGCTGCGGAGTGCTGGTCGGCGGCCACCTGGTCAGCGAATGGAAACTTGGAGAACTGAATGCAGGCGAACTCGAACGCAATTACCTCGCCAGTCTCGCGGCCCGTGCCTGA
- a CDS encoding NADP-dependent oxidoreductase — MQAAMIHRFAQDADVRLAPIAAPLPGAGEVVVRIEAAGVNPLDVKMISGYMEQVFPAELPYIPGTDFSGVVTATGPRATNVKVGDRVVGRKDPGQGGAFADATLARADALVVIPDEMSAEQAAALPTGFGTARQALFDVARLQAGQRVLIHAGAGGVGSFAVQLARQAGAHVTATASARNLGLLEELGADEAIDYRSTDFTRLPPFDVILDTVGGDTTARSWEVLREGGTLATLIDFAIAPREGRHAAFVFFSDATSALREAVGLFQAGKLDIVIDALHPLGEARAALDQVAAGHVRGKVVLRTAR, encoded by the coding sequence ATGCAAGCAGCAATGATTCACCGCTTCGCGCAGGACGCCGACGTCCGGCTCGCGCCGATCGCAGCCCCTCTTCCCGGCGCGGGCGAAGTCGTCGTGCGCATCGAGGCCGCCGGCGTCAATCCGCTGGACGTGAAGATGATCTCGGGATATATGGAACAAGTGTTTCCTGCCGAACTGCCATATATCCCGGGGACCGACTTCAGCGGCGTGGTGACGGCAACGGGGCCGCGCGCGACCAACGTGAAGGTCGGCGACCGCGTCGTGGGACGCAAGGATCCCGGGCAAGGGGGCGCATTCGCCGACGCCACCCTGGCGCGCGCCGATGCGCTGGTCGTCATCCCTGACGAGATGAGTGCCGAACAGGCGGCCGCCTTGCCCACCGGCTTCGGAACGGCGCGCCAGGCGCTCTTCGATGTCGCCAGACTCCAGGCTGGACAGCGTGTGCTGATCCACGCCGGCGCCGGCGGCGTCGGCAGCTTCGCGGTGCAGCTGGCCAGGCAGGCCGGCGCCCATGTCACCGCCACCGCCTCGGCGCGCAACCTCGGCCTGCTCGAGGAGTTGGGTGCGGACGAGGCGATCGATTACCGCAGCACCGACTTCACGCGTTTGCCGCCATTCGACGTCATCCTGGACACCGTGGGCGGCGACACCACCGCGCGCTCGTGGGAAGTCCTGCGCGAGGGCGGCACCCTGGCCACGCTGATCGACTTCGCCATCGCGCCCCGCGAAGGCCGTCACGCCGCCTTCGTGTTCTTCTCCGACGCCACGTCGGCGTTGCGCGAGGCGGTCGGCCTGTTCCAGGCGGGCAAACTGGATATCGTCATCGACGCGCTCCATCCGCTCGGCGAGGCGCGTGCGGCCCTGGACCAGGTGGCGGCGGGCCATGTCCGCGGCAAGGTCGTGCTCCGTACCGCGCGCTAG